A window of the Bacillota bacterium genome harbors these coding sequences:
- a CDS encoding replication initiation factor → MSRLAKVRKIGAQQTYNMLGANYIQEGVKALLIRGIDTLIFGLDIENYKGELGYILKKFDALKEEAQKTGKEIIIELNGVTLTVEPSGMPFYRYRLTCNDWIIGFSEKPVNINPDIKVRLISGFLWSYGYQGAYEKFLDWFDFFGVKILKSKITRLDICADTDKVRFVESDREGFVTRAKSHCRHHVTEEHFEGSTFTGFSIGSGKPLLVRIYDKSKEIRKSGKEWFKDIWKDKGWDGEKTVWRVEFQLKREVLKELGISSVEDVWGKEDALWSYLTTKWLQLKKGSGKNVSRLPDKSKWKVIQKAEIIKEVSPLVREKVLEGDLKRLLDQGGGILLSIGALTKSNCIEEALEKLKAWQEGKLIAEGANFRGKVELRRTKFIR, encoded by the coding sequence GTGTCAAGGCTTGCGAAGGTTCGGAAAATCGGCGCCCAGCAAACATATAACATGCTGGGCGCAAATTACATTCAAGAAGGGGTGAAAGCCTTGTTAATACGGGGAATAGACACATTAATTTTCGGATTGGATATTGAAAACTACAAAGGGGAATTGGGGTACATACTTAAAAAGTTCGATGCACTAAAGGAAGAAGCGCAAAAAACAGGGAAGGAAATAATTATAGAATTGAATGGAGTAACCCTTACTGTGGAACCGAGCGGAATGCCTTTTTACCGTTACAGACTAACCTGTAACGATTGGATTATTGGTTTTAGTGAAAAGCCGGTAAATATAAATCCAGACATTAAAGTTAGGTTAATATCGGGGTTTTTATGGTCTTACGGTTATCAGGGTGCATATGAGAAGTTTCTTGATTGGTTTGACTTTTTCGGCGTAAAAATTCTTAAATCTAAAATAACAAGGCTGGACATTTGCGCCGACACCGATAAAGTTCGGTTTGTAGAATCAGATAGAGAAGGTTTTGTAACGAGGGCAAAGTCGCATTGCAGACACCATGTTACCGAAGAACATTTTGAAGGAAGTACATTTACTGGTTTTTCGATAGGTAGCGGCAAGCCACTACTGGTAAGGATTTATGATAAAAGCAAGGAAATAAGAAAATCAGGTAAGGAATGGTTTAAGGATATTTGGAAGGATAAAGGTTGGGATGGTGAAAAAACAGTATGGAGAGTTGAGTTTCAGTTAAAGAGAGAAGTTCTTAAGGAACTAGGCATTAGCAGTGTTGAAGATGTCTGGGGGAAAGAAGATGCCTTATGGTCATATTTGACTACGAAATGGCTTCAGCTAAAAAAAGGTTCGGGGAAAAACGTTTCACGATTGCCGGATAAAAGCAAATGGAAAGTAATTCAAAAGGCTGAAATAATAAAAGAAGTTTCTCCGTTGGTTAGAGAAAAAGTTCTAGAAGGAGACTTGAAGCGTTTACTGGACCAAGGAGGCGGGATTTTGTTATCCATAGGTGCACTTACAAAATCAAATTGTATAGAAGAAGCTTTAGAAAAATTAAAAGCGTGGCAAGAAGGTAAGTTAATTGCCGAGGGTGCGAATTTTAGAGGGAAGGTAGAGTTGAGAAGAACTAAATTTATAAGGTAA